A stretch of the Flavobacterium aquiphilum genome encodes the following:
- the kynU gene encoding kynureninase: MDFKNTLEFAQQLDSEDHLNKYQEEFIFPKVNDKKVIYFTGNSLGLQPKRTKKYVDEVMNDWANLAVEGHFYAEKPWWDYQERFANPLSKLVGALPSEITVMNTLTINLHLLMVSFYRPTAKRYKIICEEKAFPSDQYMFQSQVNFHGYKPEDVIVEIKRREGEHNIRLEDILAKIEEVGEELALVLIGGVNYYTGQVFDMKTITGAGHKQGAYVGWDLAHAAGNIKLELHEWDVDFAAWCSYKYMNSGPGNASGCFVHEKHHNNKELPRFAGWWGHNKERRFKMEPVFDPVQGAAGWQVSNLPILSLAPYLASVEMFDEIGMDQLILKRDKITSYLEFILNEISKEVSGSFEIITPTNPVERACQLSVFLHGEGRSLFDYLMKNGVITDWREPNVIRLAPVPLYTSYEDMYHFGQILKAGILEK, translated from the coding sequence ATGGATTTCAAAAACACCTTAGAATTTGCACAGCAACTCGATTCGGAAGATCATTTGAATAAGTATCAAGAAGAGTTTATTTTTCCAAAAGTCAATGATAAAAAGGTTATTTATTTTACAGGAAATTCTTTGGGATTACAACCAAAAAGAACCAAAAAGTACGTTGATGAAGTAATGAACGATTGGGCAAATCTCGCTGTCGAAGGTCATTTTTATGCAGAGAAACCTTGGTGGGATTATCAGGAACGATTTGCTAATCCGTTAAGTAAATTAGTCGGGGCTTTGCCCTCTGAAATTACTGTGATGAACACATTAACGATTAATCTTCATTTGTTGATGGTATCCTTTTACAGACCAACAGCAAAACGTTATAAAATCATTTGCGAAGAAAAAGCATTTCCTTCTGATCAGTATATGTTTCAAAGTCAGGTGAATTTTCATGGCTATAAACCCGAAGATGTTATTGTTGAAATCAAGCGTCGTGAAGGTGAACACAACATCCGACTAGAAGATATTTTGGCAAAAATTGAAGAAGTTGGAGAGGAGTTAGCTTTGGTTTTAATTGGTGGTGTCAACTATTATACAGGTCAGGTTTTTGACATGAAAACGATTACCGGAGCAGGCCACAAACAAGGGGCTTATGTTGGATGGGATTTGGCTCATGCCGCCGGAAATATAAAATTGGAGTTGCACGAGTGGGATGTTGATTTTGCTGCATGGTGCAGTTATAAATATATGAATTCAGGTCCCGGAAATGCTTCAGGTTGTTTTGTCCACGAAAAGCATCATAATAACAAAGAATTGCCAAGATTTGCCGGTTGGTGGGGACATAATAAAGAACGCCGATTCAAAATGGAACCTGTTTTTGATCCGGTACAAGGAGCGGCAGGATGGCAAGTAAGCAATTTGCCAATACTTTCATTGGCTCCATATTTAGCTTCTGTCGAAATGTTTGACGAGATCGGAATGGACCAATTAATCCTTAAAAGAGATAAAATTACTTCCTATTTAGAATTCATTCTGAACGAAATAAGTAAAGAAGTAAGCGGTTCTTTTGAAATTATTACACCAACTAATCCTGTGGAAAGAGCCTGTCAATTATCTGTTTTCCTTCATGGCGAAGGGAGAAGTCTGTTTGATTATTTAATGAAAAATGGCGTAATTACAGATTGGCGAGAACCCAATGTTATCCGATTAGCACCAGTTCCTTTATATACCTCTTACGAAGATATGTATCATTTTGGGCAAATTTTAAAGGCAGGAATTTTAGAAAAATAA
- a CDS encoding flavin reductase family protein, with protein sequence MKHISKETILQMDKIEKLNLINSCTGFKSANLIATKSIEGNTNVAIFSSVTHLGNSPSLIGFILRPTTIPRDTYKNIMETGYFTVNHITIDMIADAHHTSANYDYGTSEFNKTNLEEEYKEGFTIPFVKGSPVQLYCKFVNEYLIKENDTIHIIASIEHIFFDETLEHKDGWLQLDKGNIVAVNGVDGYFLPKLIDRFQPAQQDVPTKSFKKDRE encoded by the coding sequence ATGAAGCATATTTCAAAAGAAACCATTTTGCAAATGGATAAAATTGAGAAATTAAATTTAATTAATTCATGTACTGGATTTAAGTCAGCCAATTTAATAGCCACAAAATCAATAGAAGGTAATACCAATGTCGCCATATTTAGCAGTGTCACACACTTAGGGAATAGCCCGTCGCTAATAGGTTTTATTCTTCGTCCAACTACGATTCCAAGAGATACATATAAAAACATAATGGAAACCGGTTATTTCACGGTAAACCATATTACAATCGACATGATTGCCGATGCACACCACACATCAGCTAATTATGATTATGGAACCTCAGAATTTAACAAAACCAATCTGGAAGAAGAATACAAAGAAGGTTTTACTATCCCATTTGTAAAAGGAAGCCCGGTACAACTCTATTGCAAATTTGTCAACGAATACCTCATTAAGGAAAATGATACTATTCATATAATAGCTTCTATCGAGCATATTTTTTTCGATGAAACATTAGAACATAAAGACGGTTGGTTACAATTAGACAAAGGAAATATAGTTGCCGTAAATGGTGTTGACGGTTATTTTTTACCTAAACTAATTGATCGTTTTCAACCTGCCCAACAAGATGTACCAACTAAATCATTTAAAAAAGACAGGGAATAA
- a CDS encoding YybH family protein, producing MKNIFKLFVFVVLLNSCTQKTKPINLTYVKLEIVKAEKDFEKLVSQKGIAEGFYQFADSNAVIKRERDTLIIGKNNIKNYYLKPKYQNATITWTPESVTVSNGGDMASSYGKYIWTSKDASGKEQVSKGVFHTVWKKQKDGSWKYIWD from the coding sequence ATGAAAAACATCTTCAAACTTTTTGTTTTTGTCGTGCTCCTTAACAGTTGTACTCAAAAAACTAAACCAATTAACTTAACGTATGTCAAGTTGGAAATTGTTAAAGCTGAAAAAGATTTTGAAAAATTAGTTAGTCAAAAAGGAATAGCAGAAGGATTTTATCAATTTGCAGATTCAAACGCGGTTATCAAAAGAGAACGTGATACGTTAATCATTGGCAAAAACAATATCAAAAACTATTATCTAAAACCAAAATACCAAAACGCAACAATAACTTGGACTCCTGAATCGGTTACCGTTTCCAATGGTGGTGATATGGCTTCAAGCTATGGCAAATATATATGGACTTCAAAAGATGCCTCAGGAAAAGAACAAGTTTCAAAAGGTGTTTTTCATACTGTTTGGAAAAAACAAAAAGACGGCTCCTGGAAATATATTTGGGATTGA
- a CDS encoding helicase HerA-like domain-containing protein yields MGKKENFIQLINEGYLSHGESITLGGAILDGETLPDTYVKIPLKTLNRHGLIAGATGTGKTKTIQVLSEQLSSFGIPVLMMDIKGDFSGVAKEGEEKDFIKERHSKLNIPYSVSSFPVELMTLSKQEGVRLRSTVSEFGPVLFSRILDLNDTQVGVVSIIFKYCDDNKMPLLDLKDIKKVINFITNEGKDEIEESYGKISTSTTGTILRKIIELEQQGGDLFFGELSFEIDDLFRLDENGKGYINIIRLTDIQDKPKLFSTFMLSLLAEIYQQMPEKGDADQPELVIFIDEAHLIFNEASKALLEQIETIVKLIRSKGIGVYFITQNPMDIPSGVLAQLGLKIQHALRAFTANDRQAIKQSADNYPTTEYYKTDEVLTSLGIGEAFVTALSEKGIPTPLVATMMRAPMSRMDILTDNEIEEINANSKLVKKYNEVLDRESAYEMLTKKIETAQETTTATEEKKKESNEPSTASIVTKSVLKVVTSATFIRGAFGILSKMFKK; encoded by the coding sequence ATGGGCAAAAAAGAAAATTTTATTCAGTTAATAAACGAAGGCTATCTGTCACACGGAGAAAGCATAACACTAGGTGGAGCCATTCTTGATGGCGAAACATTGCCTGACACATACGTTAAAATTCCGCTTAAGACATTAAATAGACACGGGCTAATTGCTGGCGCTACAGGAACTGGAAAAACAAAAACAATCCAAGTTCTTTCAGAACAGCTCTCTTCATTTGGCATTCCTGTATTAATGATGGACATAAAAGGTGATTTCAGTGGGGTTGCAAAAGAAGGCGAAGAAAAAGACTTTATAAAGGAACGTCACTCCAAATTGAACATTCCTTACTCCGTTTCTAGTTTTCCCGTGGAATTAATGACTCTTTCTAAACAGGAAGGCGTTCGTCTGCGCTCAACAGTTTCTGAATTTGGCCCTGTTCTTTTCTCTAGGATTTTAGATTTGAATGATACACAAGTCGGAGTTGTTTCGATTATATTCAAATATTGTGATGACAATAAAATGCCTTTATTGGATTTAAAAGACATCAAAAAAGTCATCAATTTTATTACTAACGAAGGAAAAGACGAAATCGAAGAAAGTTATGGCAAAATATCAACTTCGACTACAGGAACTATTCTAAGAAAAATAATCGAACTCGAACAACAAGGCGGTGATTTGTTTTTTGGTGAACTTTCTTTTGAAATTGACGACTTGTTTCGCCTTGACGAAAATGGAAAAGGTTATATTAATATAATACGGCTCACTGATATTCAGGACAAACCTAAATTATTCTCTACTTTCATGTTGAGTTTACTTGCCGAAATATACCAGCAAATGCCCGAGAAAGGAGACGCTGACCAACCTGAATTAGTTATTTTCATAGACGAAGCCCATTTGATTTTTAATGAAGCCAGCAAGGCATTATTAGAACAAATAGAGACCATCGTAAAATTAATTCGTTCCAAAGGAATTGGCGTTTATTTTATTACCCAAAATCCCATGGATATTCCAAGTGGCGTTTTGGCACAACTAGGATTAAAAATTCAACACGCTCTAAGAGCATTTACGGCGAATGACAGACAAGCAATTAAACAATCGGCAGACAATTATCCAACAACCGAATATTACAAGACAGACGAAGTATTAACGAGTCTTGGAATTGGTGAAGCTTTTGTGACAGCATTAAGCGAAAAAGGAATTCCAACACCACTTGTAGCAACAATGATGCGAGCACCCATGAGTCGAATGGACATTTTAACTGATAACGAAATTGAAGAAATCAATGCCAATTCCAAATTAGTTAAAAAATACAACGAAGTCCTTGATCGCGAAAGTGCTTATGAAATGCTTACCAAAAAAATTGAAACCGCTCAAGAAACAACGACTGCTACCGAAGAAAAAAAGAAAGAAAGCAATGAACCCAGCACAGCAAGTATTGTAACAAAATCAGTTTTGAAGGTTGTTACAAGTGCCACATTTATTAGAGGAGCTTTTGGAATACTTTCAAAAATGTTTAAAAAATAA
- a CDS encoding MotA/TolQ/ExbB proton channel family protein codes for MANVKVKKESSSNGGGMVSGIIIALCIFVGWLIWSQVMGDPSNFEGGDTEKGHPLNTLGQVYKGGVIVPVLLGMLLMVIVFSLERFFVISKAAGKGNLDKFMKAVQGSIKSGDIDGAIATCDKQQGSVANAIKSALVKYQDVKKEGFNSEEASEVIHKEIEEVTSLEMPMLEKNMTIISTLVSLGTLGGLLGTVSGMIKAFGALATAGTPDQAALAVGISEALINTATGISTSFSAIIAYNFFTAKIDDLTYSIDEAGTTIVNTYRHFRGSLKQ; via the coding sequence ATGGCAAACGTTAAAGTTAAAAAAGAAAGCTCTTCGAATGGTGGAGGAATGGTTTCAGGAATTATTATTGCATTATGTATTTTTGTAGGTTGGTTGATTTGGTCTCAAGTGATGGGGGATCCTTCAAACTTTGAAGGAGGAGATACTGAAAAAGGGCATCCATTAAATACATTAGGGCAGGTTTACAAAGGAGGAGTTATTGTACCAGTGTTATTAGGTATGTTATTAATGGTTATTGTGTTCTCTCTTGAGAGATTTTTTGTTATTTCAAAAGCTGCCGGTAAAGGTAATTTAGATAAATTCATGAAAGCAGTTCAAGGAAGTATCAAATCTGGTGATATTGATGGTGCTATTGCTACTTGTGATAAGCAACAAGGTTCTGTTGCAAATGCTATTAAATCTGCATTGGTAAAATACCAAGATGTTAAAAAAGAAGGATTCAATAGTGAAGAAGCTTCTGAAGTAATTCACAAAGAAATTGAAGAAGTTACTTCTCTTGAAATGCCAATGTTGGAGAAAAATATGACGATTATTTCTACTTTGGTATCTTTAGGTACACTTGGAGGACTGTTAGGAACTGTATCGGGGATGATTAAAGCGTTTGGTGCTTTGGCAACTGCTGGTACTCCTGACCAAGCTGCTCTTGCAGTTGGTATCTCTGAGGCTTTGATTAACACGGCTACAGGTATATCTACTTCGTTTTCAGCAATTATTGCATACAATTTCTTTACTGCAAAAATTGACGATTTAACTTACTCTATTGATGAGGCTGGAACTACAATCGTTAATACTTACAGACATTTCAGAGGAAGTTTAAAACAATAA
- a CDS encoding ExbD/TolR family protein — protein sequence MAKIKMKKKSTHTDMTAMCDVAFLLLTFFILTATAKVPEVLPVDTPQSTVQTKLPATDLSTLTIGKVNGKNAVFFDLKDREVRKRTLELMSEKYNVPFSEEDKEKFALMESFGVPIQSLKQILDMKSADRNKAGQPGIPKDSLDNQLKDWVLYARKANIEVKDKELQFAIKGDAKEQYPAIRQIMDMLQDQKVNNFSLVTGLRGKNF from the coding sequence ATGGCTAAAATAAAAATGAAAAAGAAGTCAACACATACCGATATGACGGCAATGTGTGACGTAGCGTTCCTTTTGCTAACGTTCTTTATTTTGACTGCCACTGCTAAAGTTCCTGAAGTATTACCTGTTGATACGCCGCAATCTACTGTGCAAACAAAATTGCCAGCAACAGATTTGTCAACTTTAACAATTGGTAAAGTGAATGGAAAAAATGCTGTATTCTTTGACTTAAAAGATAGAGAAGTTCGTAAAAGAACGCTTGAATTGATGAGTGAAAAATACAATGTGCCTTTTTCAGAAGAGGATAAAGAAAAATTTGCTTTGATGGAAAGTTTTGGAGTGCCAATTCAAAGTTTAAAGCAAATTTTGGATATGAAAAGTGCTGACAGAAACAAAGCAGGACAGCCTGGAATACCTAAAGATTCGTTGGATAATCAATTGAAAGATTGGGTTTTATATGCTCGTAAAGCTAATATTGAGGTTAAAGACAAAGAATTGCAATTTGCGATTAAAGGTGATGCTAAAGAACAATATCCAGCGATTAGACAAATTATGGATATGTTACAGGATCAGAAAGTCAATAATTTTAGCTTGGTGACAGGTTTAAGAGGGAAGAATTTTTAA
- a CDS encoding ExbD/TolR family protein: MAELNTGDGGGGKKGGGKVRSKKASGRVDLTAMVDLAFLLITFFMLTTTLSKPQSMDLTLPSKDEDNATDTNVKVDEHRTMTILLGDKGKLVRYVGMLATPVDGGAPKDFTYGKEGIRKELISRKESIKQYCISINKPKQGIIVIIKPSKKSTYRNLVDVLDEMAIVGVDTYAIVNDFSPEEQKLLEAK; encoded by the coding sequence ATGGCTGAATTAAATACCGGCGACGGTGGCGGTGGCAAAAAAGGTGGTGGCAAGGTAAGAAGTAAAAAAGCAAGTGGTAGAGTAGATTTGACTGCCATGGTGGATTTAGCTTTCTTATTGATCACGTTCTTTATGCTTACTACTACCTTGTCTAAACCTCAATCGATGGATCTTACTTTACCAAGTAAAGATGAGGATAATGCGACTGATACAAATGTAAAGGTTGATGAGCATCGTACTATGACTATTTTGCTTGGAGACAAAGGAAAATTAGTGAGATATGTGGGTATGCTGGCCACTCCTGTTGATGGGGGGGCACCTAAAGACTTTACATATGGAAAAGAGGGTATCCGTAAGGAGCTAATTTCCAGAAAAGAATCGATAAAACAGTATTGTATTTCTATAAATAAACCAAAACAAGGTATTATTGTTATTATCAAACCAAGCAAAAAATCAACTTATCGCAATTTGGTTGACGTTTTGGATGAAATGGCAATTGTTGGGGTAGATACTTATGCAATTGTAAATGATTTTTCTCCTGAAGAACAAAAATTGTTAGAAGCAAAGTAA
- a CDS encoding energy transducer TonB, translated as MKLDLIKNQWIEIVFEGRNKLYGAYELRKTNRKTSTKALIIGSIVFSLAIAAPLIASHLPKGGDDDASLDKKIVAVKLPPKKKVEEIKNLPPPPPPPPRVEQVKFVKPVVAKADEVTEDPPKIEDIKDKNIGKENVKGDPNAKLTVDEPVGNGPVVQEVIEEDTSVHSLAGIEQKPEFPGGIEKFYAFVGKNYQAPEEEGLKGKVYVTFVVEKDGSLTDIKVVRDIGYGTGKEAIRVLNKCPKWIPGEQNGKKVRVLYSLPITIQSAE; from the coding sequence ATGAAATTAGATTTAATAAAAAATCAATGGATAGAAATCGTTTTTGAAGGGCGTAATAAACTCTACGGAGCTTATGAGCTTAGAAAAACGAATCGTAAAACTTCTACGAAGGCTCTTATCATTGGTAGCATTGTTTTTAGTCTTGCGATTGCGGCTCCACTTATAGCGAGTCACTTGCCAAAAGGCGGAGATGATGATGCTAGTTTGGACAAGAAGATTGTTGCAGTGAAGTTGCCTCCGAAGAAGAAAGTGGAGGAGATTAAAAATCTTCCACCACCACCACCTCCTCCTCCTAGGGTTGAGCAGGTTAAATTTGTGAAACCGGTTGTTGCTAAAGCAGACGAGGTTACTGAGGATCCGCCAAAAATCGAAGATATCAAAGATAAAAATATTGGTAAGGAAAATGTTAAAGGTGATCCAAACGCAAAGCTTACTGTAGATGAGCCTGTTGGAAATGGGCCAGTAGTTCAAGAAGTTATTGAGGAAGATACTAGTGTTCACTCATTGGCTGGAATTGAACAAAAACCTGAATTCCCAGGGGGTATTGAGAAATTTTATGCTTTCGTTGGTAAAAATTATCAAGCTCCAGAAGAGGAAGGTCTTAAAGGAAAAGTTTATGTAACTTTCGTTGTTGAAAAAGACGGGTCATTAACTGATATCAAAGTTGTAAGAGATATAGGTTATGGAACTGGAAAAGAGGCAATTAGAGTTTTGAATAAATGTCCAAAATGGATCCCAGGTGAGCAAAATGGTAAAAAAGTAAGAGTATTATATTCTCTTCCTATTACTATTCAATCTGCTGAATAA
- a CDS encoding PstS family phosphate ABC transporter substrate-binding protein, producing MSGFKNYLILVSVVFIFFSCKKNENEGTDVETILKGKATIYVDETVMPIVEDEVMVFESKYDAKFSLISKSESEVLNSLFNNKAKIAVLARDLTKKELKLFEQKKIIPKITKFAIDGVAFVSNKSNNDTLIALKDVIGFIKGERNSRIKGIVFDNPNSSTVSYINNLAGVNALSGKDVYSLKTNNEVLKFVSENDGMIGVVGVNWLLQPESSMESVISKINVLSVKGLKGTKYYSPSQNDFAEGTYPLLRDLYIVNCQGTSGLGMGIASFAAGDIGQRIVLKSGLLPYKVPPRRLHVVHGETENEKK from the coding sequence ATGTCAGGATTTAAAAACTATTTGATTTTAGTATCGGTTGTTTTCATTTTTTTTAGTTGTAAAAAAAATGAAAACGAAGGTACAGATGTGGAAACTATTTTAAAAGGTAAAGCTACCATTTATGTAGATGAAACTGTAATGCCTATAGTGGAAGACGAAGTAATGGTTTTTGAAAGTAAATATGATGCTAAGTTTTCGTTGATTTCCAAATCAGAATCTGAAGTATTAAATTCTTTGTTCAATAACAAAGCTAAAATTGCAGTTCTTGCTAGGGATCTGACAAAAAAAGAGTTAAAGTTATTCGAACAAAAAAAAATAATTCCTAAAATAACTAAATTTGCTATAGATGGAGTTGCTTTTGTTTCAAATAAATCAAATAATGATACTTTAATTGCGTTGAAAGATGTAATTGGTTTTATAAAAGGAGAGAGAAATTCAAGGATTAAAGGAATTGTATTTGACAATCCTAATTCAAGCACTGTTAGTTACATTAATAATTTAGCTGGAGTAAATGCTTTGTCCGGTAAAGATGTGTACAGTTTGAAAACCAATAATGAAGTTTTGAAGTTTGTTTCGGAAAACGATGGAATGATAGGAGTTGTTGGTGTAAACTGGTTGTTACAGCCTGAGTCTTCAATGGAGTCGGTTATAAGCAAAATAAATGTGTTAAGTGTTAAAGGTTTAAAAGGAACTAAATATTATTCACCATCACAAAATGATTTTGCAGAAGGTACTTATCCTTTATTGAGAGACTTGTATATTGTGAACTGTCAAGGAACATCTGGTTTGGGAATGGGTATTGCTTCGTTTGCTGCTGGAGATATCGGACAAAGAATAGTTTTAAAATCTGGTTTGCTTCCGTATAAAGTGCCTCCAAGAAGATTGCACGTAGTCCACGGTGAGACGGAAAATGAAAAGAAATAA
- a CDS encoding tetratricopeptide repeat protein: MNKVKVLSIALLAVVTTSRAQDLNQAKKAIDAEQFESAKKILKSIINAKPANGSADFYLGNVYLLQNNADSAKIYYQKGLAGSEGARLNNIGLGLIELDNGNVSGAEEKFALATKDLKKKDIEELIYIGRAYTISTKPDYKKALEYLNRAKLVNPEDAQLNLAFGNAYFGDKNQNEAYSSYRKAYNADNTLLRAKMQLGVLLKGAKAYTEAIKAFDEVIAIDANYGPVYRELAETYYLWGRNEPSKYRIYVEKALTNYEKYLSLTDYSISSRMRHADFLVLAGEYKALETEANKMIELDKVNPRIMRYLGYSAYQNGNYDVAIKSLESFVAVPTNKVIGLDYQTLGFAKIKKAVSEDGKTIDTALFDNAILDVKKSAEMDANGLAMNISEIGKKLYEQKAFKQAAAIYQIAVTNKESKNFVLDNFYLGNSIYFDNTRKDVVKPDLAALQIADSAYGAVIEASPKTQDAYLYRARTNSLMENDAMTIKYYDDFVRVVTEKGPEELAKPATVKKIIESYNTSAASYANTDKAKAKEYFNKTLAIDPTNEYALNSIKALK, encoded by the coding sequence ATGAATAAAGTTAAAGTTTTAAGTATTGCATTATTGGCAGTTGTAACAACTAGCCGAGCGCAAGATCTTAACCAAGCAAAAAAGGCTATTGATGCTGAGCAATTTGAAAGTGCAAAGAAAATTTTAAAATCTATAATAAATGCTAAACCAGCTAATGGTTCAGCTGATTTTTATTTAGGAAATGTTTATTTATTGCAGAATAATGCTGATTCTGCGAAAATTTATTACCAAAAAGGACTTGCTGGTAGTGAAGGTGCAAGACTGAATAATATTGGTTTAGGTTTGATTGAATTAGACAATGGAAATGTATCTGGAGCTGAAGAAAAGTTTGCTTTGGCAACAAAAGATTTAAAAAAGAAGGATATTGAAGAGTTGATCTATATTGGGCGTGCTTATACCATTTCGACAAAACCTGATTATAAAAAAGCGCTTGAATATTTGAATAGAGCTAAATTGGTAAATCCAGAAGATGCACAATTGAACCTGGCTTTTGGTAACGCTTATTTCGGGGATAAAAATCAAAATGAAGCGTATTCGTCTTACCGTAAAGCTTACAATGCTGACAATACTTTGCTTAGAGCAAAAATGCAATTAGGAGTTTTGCTTAAAGGTGCAAAAGCTTATACCGAAGCAATAAAAGCGTTTGATGAAGTTATTGCTATTGATGCAAATTACGGCCCTGTTTATCGTGAATTAGCAGAAACCTATTATCTGTGGGGTAGAAATGAGCCTTCAAAATATAGAATTTATGTTGAAAAGGCACTTACTAATTATGAAAAATATTTGTCATTGACGGATTATTCAATTAGTTCTAGAATGCGTCATGCTGACTTTTTGGTTCTTGCAGGAGAGTACAAAGCTTTAGAAACTGAAGCGAATAAAATGATTGAATTGGATAAGGTGAATCCTAGAATCATGCGTTATTTAGGTTATTCAGCTTATCAAAACGGAAACTATGATGTGGCAATTAAATCTTTAGAAAGCTTCGTTGCTGTGCCTACCAATAAAGTGATTGGCTTGGATTATCAAACTTTGGGATTTGCTAAGATCAAAAAAGCTGTAAGTGAAGATGGTAAGACTATTGATACTGCATTGTTTGATAATGCTATTCTTGATGTTAAGAAATCTGCTGAAATGGATGCTAATGGATTGGCGATGAATATTAGTGAGATAGGAAAGAAATTATATGAGCAAAAAGCTTTCAAACAAGCAGCTGCTATATATCAAATCGCCGTTACTAATAAAGAATCTAAAAACTTTGTTTTGGATAATTTCTATTTAGGAAACAGTATCTATTTTGATAATACTAGAAAAGATGTTGTGAAGCCTGATTTAGCTGCATTGCAGATTGCTGATTCAGCTTATGGCGCTGTAATTGAGGCTTCTCCAAAAACGCAAGACGCTTATTTGTATAGAGCTAGAACTAATAGTTTGATGGAGAATGATGCTATGACTATTAAGTATTATGATGATTTTGTGAGAGTTGTTACAGAAAAAGGTCCAGAGGAACTTGCTAAACCAGCAACTGTTAAAAAGATCATAGAAAGTTATAATACTTCTGCCGCCAGTTATGCTAATACTGATAAAGCAAAAGCAAAAGAGTATTTCAATAAAACATTAGCTATTGATCCAACAAATGAATACGCACTTAATTCAATTAAAGCATTGAAATAA
- a CDS encoding 7-carboxy-7-deazaguanine synthase QueE produces MLSKEVQLEVNKGNMLPLMEEFYTIQGEGFHTGTAAYFIRVGGCDVGCHWCDVKESWNAELHPPTKIDLIVDNAAKYANTIVVTGGEPLMWDMEPLTQKLKLNNLKVHIETSGAYPLSGDWDWICLSPKKNKLPTQTAYDNADELKVIIYNKHDFIFAEEQAEKVNSKAILFLQPEWSKKEEMTSLIVDYVMNNPKWRVSLQTHKYLNIP; encoded by the coding sequence ATGTTATCTAAAGAAGTTCAATTAGAAGTTAATAAAGGGAATATGCTTCCTCTTATGGAAGAGTTTTACACAATTCAAGGGGAAGGTTTTCATACGGGAACTGCTGCGTATTTTATTAGAGTTGGTGGCTGTGATGTTGGTTGTCATTGGTGTGATGTTAAGGAAAGCTGGAATGCTGAGTTGCATCCTCCTACGAAAATTGATTTAATAGTTGACAATGCTGCCAAATATGCAAATACAATAGTTGTAACTGGTGGAGAGCCTTTGATGTGGGACATGGAGCCTTTGACTCAAAAATTAAAACTGAATAATTTGAAAGTTCATATTGAAACTTCCGGTGCTTACCCTTTAAGTGGAGATTGGGACTGGATTTGTCTTTCTCCAAAGAAAAATAAGCTACCGACTCAAACTGCTTATGATAATGCTGACGAACTCAAGGTTATTATATACAATAAACACGATTTCATTTTTGCTGAAGAACAAGCTGAAAAAGTAAATTCAAAAGCAATTCTTTTTCTTCAACCAGAATGGAGTAAAAAAGAGGAAATGACTTCTTTAATAGTTGATTATGTCATGAATAACCCAAAATGGCGTGTGTCACTTCAAACACATAAGTATCTTAATATACCTTAA
- a CDS encoding energy transducer TonB, which yields MKKNLLLLIVLFVVNFASGQVTATIVDDAPFNYDDVEVRPEFPGGYNNLLAFIAKNFKLTDYEGYGGTLKVAFIIETDGSITNIKVVKDLGEGTGVEAKRVMLMSPKWSPGELGGKKVRVLYELPIKVAGQG from the coding sequence ATGAAGAAAAATTTACTTTTATTGATTGTTTTATTTGTTGTGAATTTTGCCTCTGGTCAGGTAACTGCCACAATCGTTGATGATGCCCCTTTTAACTACGATGATGTTGAAGTTAGGCCAGAATTTCCAGGTGGATATAATAATTTATTAGCTTTTATTGCTAAAAATTTTAAGCTAACCGATTATGAAGGATATGGTGGTACTCTTAAAGTTGCTTTTATTATTGAAACTGATGGTTCGATCACTAATATTAAAGTTGTGAAAGATCTTGGAGAAGGAACGGGAGTTGAAGCAAAAAGAGTAATGTTGATGTCTCCAAAATGGTCTCCAGGTGAACTTGGAGGGAAGAAAGTAAGGGTTCTTTACGAGTTACCCATCAAAGTAGCTGGTCAGGGTTAA